Proteins found in one Patagioenas fasciata isolate bPatFas1 chromosome 13, bPatFas1.hap1, whole genome shotgun sequence genomic segment:
- the CDH5 gene encoding cadherin-5 isoform X1 produces MLWLQKKMNHLILLFSLFLAPAFADSESQKTNDAGHKRQKRDWIWNQMHIKEEIDTPLPHHVGKITSSVRNNYAKYIIEGEYANTIFKVEETSGDVYAFERLDREKKAEYELTALIIDRRNNQSLEPPSKFIIKVYDINDNVPVFVQKVFNGSVPEMSPVGTSVTKVTAVDADDPTVTGHATVTYQVIKGDEYFTVDDSGVISTTRADLDREHQSTYEIIVKAKDAPGSSGDSSTATVIITLTDINDNFPVFKHPSFHFKVPENISVGGEVGRVKVEDVDEPQHRNTKYSFVRGDYRDTFEIVANPFTNEGIIRPKKPLDFEKVAEYKFDIEATDPTVDLRYFKSGGSRSISTVTIEVTDVDEPPVFTKLPYEFKVRENDPEIRTLGSVWAHDPDAAKRKIRFIRRRASPNGDYVRVSDTGIIQLPKPLDREFSSSYNITVAAQEILEDGRLSDRESHAQVHVIVTDENDNAPELVYPEEPRVCENAAPGKVIIRISATDKDETSPRGFFKYSLATEDSNFSLVENYDNTANITVKYGQFNRELAKIHYLPVIISDNGDPELSSTNTLVISVCKCNEKGNFTFCEERAKQVGVSIQALVAIFICIFTIIIFFAVIALLILLRKRHKKDLSGLGRNVAEIHEQLVTYDEEGGGEMDTTSYDVSVLNSVRKNGIKPEAAPSPYAQVQKPPGNMTSGAGEMEMMIEVKKDEADNDRDLLPYDTLHIYGYEGAESIAESLSSLASGSSDSDIDYDFLNDWGPRFKMLAELYGSEPNEDFVY; encoded by the exons ATCACATCAAGCGTAAGGAACAACTACGCCAAGTATATTATAGAGGGTGAATACGCCAACACCATTTTTAAAGTGGAAGAAACCAGTGGTGATGTATATGCATTTGAGAGACTggacagagaaaagaaagcagagtATGAGCTGACAGCTCTCATTATTGACAGAAGAAACAACCAGTCACTGGAACCCCCATCTAAATTCATTATCAAGGTTTATGATATTAACGACAATGTCCCCGTGTTTGTACAGAAGGTATTCAATGGATCTGTCCCAGAAATGTCACCAGTAG GAACCTCAGTCACCAAGGTGACAGCTGTAGACGCTGACGATCCAACAGTTACAGGTCACGCCACAGTTACCTACCAAGTCATTAAAGGAGACGAATACTTCACAGTTGATGACTCTG GTGTGATTTCTACAACAAGGGCTGATTTAGACAGAGAGCATCAGTCGACATATGAAATTATTGTTAAAGCAAAAGATGCTCCAGGGTCTTCTGGGGATTCAAGCACAGCTACAGTCATTATCACTTTAACCGACATCAACGACAACTTCCCGGTATTCAAGCACC CATCATTTCACTTTAAAGTTCCTGAAAACATTTCAGTAGGAGGAGAAGTTGGCAGAGTCAAAGTAGAAGATGTTGACGAACCACAACATAGAAATACAAAATACAGTTTTGTCAGAGGAGATTACAGGGACACCTTCGAAATTGTAGCAAATCCGTTCACAAACGAAGGAATCATTAGGCCGAAGAAG CCCCTGGATTTTGAAAAAGTAGCAGAATACAAGTTTGACATTGAAGCAACAGATCCCACAGTTGATCTTCGCTATTTTAAATCCGGTGGCTCCAGGAGCATTTCGACAGTCACCATTGAAGTCACTGATGTTGATGAGCCTCCCGTCTTCACTAAACTGCCATATGAATTTAAAGTGAGGGAAAATGATCCAGAAATAAGAACACTTGGATCAGTTTGGGCACATGACCCTGATGCCGCCAAACGGAAAATCAG gTTTATTCGACGAAGAGCTAGTCCTAATGGAGACTATGTCAGGGTATCCGATACTGGAATTATTCAACTTCCCAAGCCCCTGGACAGAGAATTCAGTTCCTCATACAACATCACTGTTGCAGCTCAGGAAATCCTTGAAGATG GCCGCCTTTCTGACCGAGAATCACATGCCCAAGTTCACGTAATAGTTACTGATGAAAATGATAATGCTCCGGAACTTGTTTATCCTGAAGAACCCAGAGTGTGTGAAAATGCTGCACCAGGAAAG GTTATCATCAGGATTTCAGCTACTGACAAGGATGAAACATCACCTAGAGGTTTCTTCAAATACTCCCTGGCCACAGAAGATAGCAACTTCTCCTTGGTTGAGAACTACG ATAACACAGCTAATATCACTGTCAAATATGGACAATTTAATCGGGAACTTGCCAAAATCCACTACCTGCCTGTCATCATCTCCGACAACGGTGATCCTGAGCTCAGCAGCACAAATACACTTGTCATCAGTGTCTGCAAGTGTAACGAAAAAGGCAACTTCACTTTTTGTGAGGAAAGAGCTAAACAAGTTGGAGTCAGTATACAAGCACTGGTGGCAATTTTTATCTGTATCTTCACTATCATTA TTTTCTTTGCAGTAATCGCATTGCTAATTCTTCTAAGAAAGAGACACAAGAAGGATTTGAGCGGTCTTGGGAGGAATGTGGCAGAGATTCACGAACAGCTTGTCACTTACGATGAAGAAGGGGGTGGTGAAATGGATACCACCAGCTATGATGTATCTGTGCTCAACTCGGTCCGCAAGAACGGTATAAAGCCTGAAGCAGCTCCCTCTCCGTATGCACAAGTCCAAAAGCCTCCTGGAAATATGACTTCTGGTGCTGGAGAAATGGAAATGATGATTGAGGTTAAGAAAGATGAAGCCGACAACGACAGGGATCTGCTGCCCTACGACACACTTCACATTTATGGCTACGAAGGCGCCGAGTCCATTGCAGAATCTCTCAGTTCTTTGGCATCAGGCTCCTCAGACTCAGATATTGATTATGACTTTCTAAATGACTGGGGACCCAGGTTTAAAATGTTAGCTGAGCTGTACGGATCAGAACCAAACGAAGATTTTGTGTATTAA
- the CDH5 gene encoding cadherin-5 isoform X3, with protein sequence MNHLILLFSLFLAPAFADSESQKTNDAGHKRQKRDWIWNQMHIKEEIDTPLPHHVGKITSSVRNNYAKYIIEGEYANTIFKVEETSGDVYAFERLDREKKAEYELTALIIDRRNNQSLEPPSKFIIKVYDINDNVPVFVQKVFNGSVPEMSPVGTSVTKVTAVDADDPTVTGHATVTYQVIKGDEYFTVDDSGVISTTRADLDREHQSTYEIIVKAKDAPGSSGDSSTATVIITLTDINDNFPVFKHPSFHFKVPENISVGGEVGRVKVEDVDEPQHRNTKYSFVRGDYRDTFEIVANPFTNEGIIRPKKPLDFEKVAEYKFDIEATDPTVDLRYFKSGGSRSISTVTIEVTDVDEPPVFTKLPYEFKVRENDPEIRTLGSVWAHDPDAAKRKIRFIRRRASPNGDYVRVSDTGIIQLPKPLDREFSSSYNITVAAQEILEDGRLSDRESHAQVHVIVTDENDNAPELVYPEEPRVCENAAPGKVIIRISATDKDETSPRGFFKYSLATEDSNFSLVENYDNTANITVKYGQFNRELAKIHYLPVIISDNGDPELSSTNTLVISVCKCNEKGNFTFCEERAKQVGVSIQALVAIFICIFTIIIFFAVIALLILLRKRHKKDLSGLGRNVAEIHEQLVTYDEEGGGEMDTTSYDVSVLNSVRKNGIKPEAAPSPYAQVQKPPGNMTSGAGEMEMMIEVKKDEADNDRDLLPYDTLHIYGYEGAESIAESLSSLASGSSDSDIDYDFLNDWGPRFKMLAELYGSEPNEDFVY encoded by the exons ATCACATCAAGCGTAAGGAACAACTACGCCAAGTATATTATAGAGGGTGAATACGCCAACACCATTTTTAAAGTGGAAGAAACCAGTGGTGATGTATATGCATTTGAGAGACTggacagagaaaagaaagcagagtATGAGCTGACAGCTCTCATTATTGACAGAAGAAACAACCAGTCACTGGAACCCCCATCTAAATTCATTATCAAGGTTTATGATATTAACGACAATGTCCCCGTGTTTGTACAGAAGGTATTCAATGGATCTGTCCCAGAAATGTCACCAGTAG GAACCTCAGTCACCAAGGTGACAGCTGTAGACGCTGACGATCCAACAGTTACAGGTCACGCCACAGTTACCTACCAAGTCATTAAAGGAGACGAATACTTCACAGTTGATGACTCTG GTGTGATTTCTACAACAAGGGCTGATTTAGACAGAGAGCATCAGTCGACATATGAAATTATTGTTAAAGCAAAAGATGCTCCAGGGTCTTCTGGGGATTCAAGCACAGCTACAGTCATTATCACTTTAACCGACATCAACGACAACTTCCCGGTATTCAAGCACC CATCATTTCACTTTAAAGTTCCTGAAAACATTTCAGTAGGAGGAGAAGTTGGCAGAGTCAAAGTAGAAGATGTTGACGAACCACAACATAGAAATACAAAATACAGTTTTGTCAGAGGAGATTACAGGGACACCTTCGAAATTGTAGCAAATCCGTTCACAAACGAAGGAATCATTAGGCCGAAGAAG CCCCTGGATTTTGAAAAAGTAGCAGAATACAAGTTTGACATTGAAGCAACAGATCCCACAGTTGATCTTCGCTATTTTAAATCCGGTGGCTCCAGGAGCATTTCGACAGTCACCATTGAAGTCACTGATGTTGATGAGCCTCCCGTCTTCACTAAACTGCCATATGAATTTAAAGTGAGGGAAAATGATCCAGAAATAAGAACACTTGGATCAGTTTGGGCACATGACCCTGATGCCGCCAAACGGAAAATCAG gTTTATTCGACGAAGAGCTAGTCCTAATGGAGACTATGTCAGGGTATCCGATACTGGAATTATTCAACTTCCCAAGCCCCTGGACAGAGAATTCAGTTCCTCATACAACATCACTGTTGCAGCTCAGGAAATCCTTGAAGATG GCCGCCTTTCTGACCGAGAATCACATGCCCAAGTTCACGTAATAGTTACTGATGAAAATGATAATGCTCCGGAACTTGTTTATCCTGAAGAACCCAGAGTGTGTGAAAATGCTGCACCAGGAAAG GTTATCATCAGGATTTCAGCTACTGACAAGGATGAAACATCACCTAGAGGTTTCTTCAAATACTCCCTGGCCACAGAAGATAGCAACTTCTCCTTGGTTGAGAACTACG ATAACACAGCTAATATCACTGTCAAATATGGACAATTTAATCGGGAACTTGCCAAAATCCACTACCTGCCTGTCATCATCTCCGACAACGGTGATCCTGAGCTCAGCAGCACAAATACACTTGTCATCAGTGTCTGCAAGTGTAACGAAAAAGGCAACTTCACTTTTTGTGAGGAAAGAGCTAAACAAGTTGGAGTCAGTATACAAGCACTGGTGGCAATTTTTATCTGTATCTTCACTATCATTA TTTTCTTTGCAGTAATCGCATTGCTAATTCTTCTAAGAAAGAGACACAAGAAGGATTTGAGCGGTCTTGGGAGGAATGTGGCAGAGATTCACGAACAGCTTGTCACTTACGATGAAGAAGGGGGTGGTGAAATGGATACCACCAGCTATGATGTATCTGTGCTCAACTCGGTCCGCAAGAACGGTATAAAGCCTGAAGCAGCTCCCTCTCCGTATGCACAAGTCCAAAAGCCTCCTGGAAATATGACTTCTGGTGCTGGAGAAATGGAAATGATGATTGAGGTTAAGAAAGATGAAGCCGACAACGACAGGGATCTGCTGCCCTACGACACACTTCACATTTATGGCTACGAAGGCGCCGAGTCCATTGCAGAATCTCTCAGTTCTTTGGCATCAGGCTCCTCAGACTCAGATATTGATTATGACTTTCTAAATGACTGGGGACCCAGGTTTAAAATGTTAGCTGAGCTGTACGGATCAGAACCAAACGAAGATTTTGTGTATTAA
- the CDH5 gene encoding cadherin-5 isoform X2 encodes MLWLQKKMNHLILLFSLFLAPAFADSESQKTNDAGHKRQKRDWIWNQMHIKEEIDTPLPHHVGKITSSVRNNYAKYIIEGEYANTIFKVEETSGDVYAFERLDREKKAEYELTALIIDRRNNQSLEPPSKFIIKVYDINDNVPVFVQKVFNGSVPEMSPVGTSVTKVTAVDADDPTVTGHATVTYQVIKGDEYFTVDDSGVISTTRADLDREHQSTYEIIVKAKDAPGSSGDSSTATVIITLTDINDNFPVFKHPSFHFKVPENISVGGEVGRVKVEDVDEPQHRNTKYSFVRGDYRDTFEIVANPFTNEGIIRPKKPLDFEKVAEYKFDIEATDPTVDLRYFKSGGSRSISTVTIEVTDVDEPPVFTKLPYEFKVRENDPEIRTLGSVWAHDPDAAKRKIRFIRRRASPNGDYVRVSDTGIIQLPKPLDREFSSSYNITVAAQEILEDGRLSDRESHAQVHVIVTDENDNAPELVYPEEPRVCENAAPGKVIIRISATDKDETSPRGFFKYSLATEDSNFSLVENYDNTANITVKYGQFNRELAKIHYLPVIISDNGDPELSSTNTLVISVCKCNEKGNFTFCEERAKQVGVSIQALVAIFICIFTIIIIALLILLRKRHKKDLSGLGRNVAEIHEQLVTYDEEGGGEMDTTSYDVSVLNSVRKNGIKPEAAPSPYAQVQKPPGNMTSGAGEMEMMIEVKKDEADNDRDLLPYDTLHIYGYEGAESIAESLSSLASGSSDSDIDYDFLNDWGPRFKMLAELYGSEPNEDFVY; translated from the exons ATCACATCAAGCGTAAGGAACAACTACGCCAAGTATATTATAGAGGGTGAATACGCCAACACCATTTTTAAAGTGGAAGAAACCAGTGGTGATGTATATGCATTTGAGAGACTggacagagaaaagaaagcagagtATGAGCTGACAGCTCTCATTATTGACAGAAGAAACAACCAGTCACTGGAACCCCCATCTAAATTCATTATCAAGGTTTATGATATTAACGACAATGTCCCCGTGTTTGTACAGAAGGTATTCAATGGATCTGTCCCAGAAATGTCACCAGTAG GAACCTCAGTCACCAAGGTGACAGCTGTAGACGCTGACGATCCAACAGTTACAGGTCACGCCACAGTTACCTACCAAGTCATTAAAGGAGACGAATACTTCACAGTTGATGACTCTG GTGTGATTTCTACAACAAGGGCTGATTTAGACAGAGAGCATCAGTCGACATATGAAATTATTGTTAAAGCAAAAGATGCTCCAGGGTCTTCTGGGGATTCAAGCACAGCTACAGTCATTATCACTTTAACCGACATCAACGACAACTTCCCGGTATTCAAGCACC CATCATTTCACTTTAAAGTTCCTGAAAACATTTCAGTAGGAGGAGAAGTTGGCAGAGTCAAAGTAGAAGATGTTGACGAACCACAACATAGAAATACAAAATACAGTTTTGTCAGAGGAGATTACAGGGACACCTTCGAAATTGTAGCAAATCCGTTCACAAACGAAGGAATCATTAGGCCGAAGAAG CCCCTGGATTTTGAAAAAGTAGCAGAATACAAGTTTGACATTGAAGCAACAGATCCCACAGTTGATCTTCGCTATTTTAAATCCGGTGGCTCCAGGAGCATTTCGACAGTCACCATTGAAGTCACTGATGTTGATGAGCCTCCCGTCTTCACTAAACTGCCATATGAATTTAAAGTGAGGGAAAATGATCCAGAAATAAGAACACTTGGATCAGTTTGGGCACATGACCCTGATGCCGCCAAACGGAAAATCAG gTTTATTCGACGAAGAGCTAGTCCTAATGGAGACTATGTCAGGGTATCCGATACTGGAATTATTCAACTTCCCAAGCCCCTGGACAGAGAATTCAGTTCCTCATACAACATCACTGTTGCAGCTCAGGAAATCCTTGAAGATG GCCGCCTTTCTGACCGAGAATCACATGCCCAAGTTCACGTAATAGTTACTGATGAAAATGATAATGCTCCGGAACTTGTTTATCCTGAAGAACCCAGAGTGTGTGAAAATGCTGCACCAGGAAAG GTTATCATCAGGATTTCAGCTACTGACAAGGATGAAACATCACCTAGAGGTTTCTTCAAATACTCCCTGGCCACAGAAGATAGCAACTTCTCCTTGGTTGAGAACTACG ATAACACAGCTAATATCACTGTCAAATATGGACAATTTAATCGGGAACTTGCCAAAATCCACTACCTGCCTGTCATCATCTCCGACAACGGTGATCCTGAGCTCAGCAGCACAAATACACTTGTCATCAGTGTCTGCAAGTGTAACGAAAAAGGCAACTTCACTTTTTGTGAGGAAAGAGCTAAACAAGTTGGAGTCAGTATACAAGCACTGGTGGCAATTTTTATCTGTATCTTCACTATCATTA TAATCGCATTGCTAATTCTTCTAAGAAAGAGACACAAGAAGGATTTGAGCGGTCTTGGGAGGAATGTGGCAGAGATTCACGAACAGCTTGTCACTTACGATGAAGAAGGGGGTGGTGAAATGGATACCACCAGCTATGATGTATCTGTGCTCAACTCGGTCCGCAAGAACGGTATAAAGCCTGAAGCAGCTCCCTCTCCGTATGCACAAGTCCAAAAGCCTCCTGGAAATATGACTTCTGGTGCTGGAGAAATGGAAATGATGATTGAGGTTAAGAAAGATGAAGCCGACAACGACAGGGATCTGCTGCCCTACGACACACTTCACATTTATGGCTACGAAGGCGCCGAGTCCATTGCAGAATCTCTCAGTTCTTTGGCATCAGGCTCCTCAGACTCAGATATTGATTATGACTTTCTAAATGACTGGGGACCCAGGTTTAAAATGTTAGCTGAGCTGTACGGATCAGAACCAAACGAAGATTTTGTGTATTAA